Proteins from a genomic interval of Pogoniulus pusillus isolate bPogPus1 chromosome 30, bPogPus1.pri, whole genome shotgun sequence:
- the PITPNB gene encoding phosphatidylinositol transfer protein beta isoform, with protein MVLIKEFRVVLPCSVQEYQVGQLYSVAEASKNETGGGEGIQVLKNEPYEKDGEKGQYTHKIYHLKSKVPGFVRMIAPEGSLVFHEKAWNAYPYCRTIVTNEYMKDDFFIKIETWHKPDLGTAENVHNLDPNTWKSVEVVHIDIADRTQVEPGDYKADEDPALFQSVKTKRGPLGPNWKKELATDEECPKMCAYKLVTIKFKWWGLQNKVENFIQKQEKRIFTNFHRQLFCWIDKWIDLTMEDIRRMEDETQKELEALRNQGQVRGTSAANDE; from the exons ATGGTGCTGATCAAGGAGTT CCGGGTGGTTTTACCTTGCTCAGTGCAAGAG TATCAAGTTGGGCAGCTGTATTCTGTGGCAGAAgctagcaaaaatgaaacagGAGGTGGAGAAGGAATTCAGGTCTTGAAGAATGAACCATATGAAAAGGATGGTGAGAAGGGACAATACACTCACAAAATCTATCATTTAAAGAG TAAAGTTCCTGGGTTTGTAAGGATGATTGCTCCAGAAGGCTCCTTAGTGTTCCACGAGAAGGCTTGGAACGCGTATCCCTACTGTAGAACAA TTGTGACA AATGAATACATGAAAGATGACTTCTTCATAAAAATTGAGACTTGGCATAAACCAGatctggggacagcagagaac gtGCACAATTTAGATCCAAACACGTGGAAGAGTGTTGAAGTTGTCCATATTGACATTGCAGATAGGACTCAAGTAGAACCAGGA gACTACAAAGCCGATGAGGACCCTGCGCTATTCCAGTCAGTTAAGACGAAGAGAGGACCTTTGGGGCCAAATTGGAAG AAAGAGCTTGCAACTGATGAAGAGTGTCCCAAAATGTGTGCTTACAAGTTGGTGACTATCAAATTTAAGtggtgggggctgcagaacaaaGTTGAGAACTTCATACAAAAG CAAGAAAAAAGGATATTTACCAACTTCCATCGCCAGCTGTTCTGTTGGATTGATAAGTGGATTGATCTGACTATGGAAGACATAAGGAGAATGGAGGATGAAACCCAAAAGGAGCTGGAAGCA TTACGTAATCAAGGCCAGGTCAGAGGAACAAGTGCTGCCAATGATGAATGA